The Solibacillus daqui genome has a segment encoding these proteins:
- a CDS encoding GrpB family protein, which yields MNLGLKKDEVKLVPYNENWKSAFLIVKKELIECVKLQGSQIEHIGSTSIEGIQAKPIIDILIGVKNLNLLDKAFFSNLRKAGFYRLQVQRPNEIVCAKFTDESFETKTHFLHIVELNKEKWNQMLFFRDYLNANEEVKNQYQALKNDFFSTNLNGINAYTEFKEQFIQSIFSKMEE from the coding sequence ATGAATTTAGGGTTGAAAAAAGATGAAGTGAAATTGGTTCCGTATAATGAGAATTGGAAAAGTGCTTTTCTTATTGTCAAAAAGGAGTTAATAGAATGTGTAAAGCTGCAGGGCAGTCAAATCGAGCATATTGGAAGTACGTCCATTGAAGGGATTCAGGCAAAACCAATAATTGATATTTTAATCGGTGTAAAAAATCTAAATTTGTTAGATAAAGCATTTTTTTCGAATCTGCGAAAAGCGGGTTTTTATCGATTACAGGTACAGAGACCAAATGAAATTGTCTGTGCTAAGTTTACGGATGAATCCTTTGAAACGAAAACGCATTTTCTTCATATCGTGGAACTCAATAAAGAAAAGTGGAATCAAATGCTCTTTTTTAGAGATTACTTGAATGCAAATGAAGAGGTAAAGAATCAATATCAAGCCTTGAAAAATGATTTCTTTTCTACAAATTTGAATGGAATTAATGCATATACAGAATTTAAGGAGCAATTTATTCAATCGATATTTTCAAAAATGGAGGAGTAA